DNA sequence from the Coriobacteriia bacterium genome:
AATGAGTATGTCGCTTTCCCGGTCTTCACTGACGACGTGCTCTGTGATTGCAGGCCGGCAGCCGAGATGGCCGGGATTAGTGCGGCCAAGTGAACGGAACGCGTCTTGAGCGCATGGGTTTGGCCGCGAACAAGCACGGAGTAGTGGGGGTGGGTAGCCGTATATGAGGGCTCTATGTCGGCGACGACTAGTTCGCCGCCGGGCTTCAACACCCTCGCCACAGCCATCCAGTCTGGATCCGACTCCATTGACGAGAGGACCAAGGCGAGGACCACCACGTCGAACTGGTCGCGTTCAGCGCTGACGAGGTAGCTATCGATGTCTTCTACGCGGGCAGCAGTCTTCAGGGCCACACTCGCCATGTTCTTCTGGAACTGCCTAACCATTCCAGGGCTTTCGTCAACGTACGACCACATCCCATTGGCGTATTCGTAGAAGTGGTCCGCTATTAGACGACCCGTCCCGCCGCCCAAGTCGAGTACGCTCCACGACTCGAGTCCCTGGACGTGGCTGCGCACTCTACTGATCACCTCGCGATGCGTCTCCAGCAAGAGCGAGGAGTTTCGTGCATCATAGGAAGGAGCGACGGTGTCATAGAACGATTGCGAGTCGGATGACGTGTACACGTAATCGAAGACGTCTGTGGCTGCCGTATACTTCGATTGTCGCCGTTCTTGAAAGAACAGCGTTGCTATCAACACGAGGGTACTGCTCAGAGGCTCCCAACCCGGTCGCCCAAAAAGCCAGCCGACGGAAGCTACGAGCGCGAGAGTATTGGTGATTCTCCAGCCCGTACGTCTATCCACGAGGCGTCCTCTCGGCAGGAACACGGCCCAGCTAGGTAGAAATGATTGTAAGGACCAGTCTGACACGGCCCGGCTGCAGTCACCAACCGTTAGGCGGAATCTCATGCTGACAAGGTCGCTCGTATCTAAGCTCTTCGAGACTTCCACCATGCAGCGATGGACCGACCATGCTCGCCCAGTTCCGTTTACCATTCTCGGCAAGCACGCCCATATGGTCACAGCAGCTTGGGTGTATGGTCGCAGCCTTGAAATGCAACTCGAGCCACCGACAATCAACTGGACGAAGCTTGTCGACTATGCAGTGTACGAACTCCTCAGGAAGGCCGTCCTTACGGACATCAAGTCCCAGGTGTTCCGAGACCTGAACAAGGACGAGAGCAGCAGGCAGGCGCTGCTCGGCTATGTACAAGGAAGCCTGCGCGAGGACCTTACAGCAGTCAGCCCCGCTTCCTTCGATGGTTTCGTTCAGTACTTTGACGCTGAGATTGACGACCCGGATTCCCTTGGTCTCGAGTACAAGCTCCTCAGATGCGCCAGCAACTATGCGACGAGGTGGGAATACCAAATCATCTCGGAGGTCGATAAGGTCAAGTACATCACTGACACACGTCGAGCTCTGGATGACGAGAAGGCTCAATACGGGAAGTTCTTGCCGAAGGAAGTTGATGATCTCGAACCCGACAAGCTGGCGAAGTTCCTCGATCTCTGCGGACGCTTGCGATTCCAAGACCGCTGGTCACAGACGCCAATAGTCCCAAGGAGACCAGTCATGGACCATCAACTCGTGGTGGCGACGCTGGCTCACCTCAGTACTCGCCAACTCAAGATCGGCGATGCCCG
Encoded proteins:
- a CDS encoding HD domain-containing protein, which codes for MLTRSLVSKLFETSTMQRWTDHARPVPFTILGKHAHMVTAAWVYGRSLEMQLEPPTINWTKLVDYAVYELLRKAVLTDIKSQVFRDLNKDESSRQALLGYVQGSLREDLTAVSPASFDGFVQYFDAEIDDPDSLGLEYKLLRCASNYATRWEYQIISEVDKVKYITDTRRALDDEKAQYGKFLPKEVDDLEPDKLAKFLDLCGRLRFQDRWSQTPIVPRRPVMDHQLVVATLAHLSTRQLKIGDARTYNNFFGALFHDLGEILTRDIVSPIKNISSEVKRVIDDFEKTQYDKHIDTLVPQKWRPELRRMVLNPFVQDIDYDGEFVKACDTFAAFLEAYYSVKYGTYSPELKKALLYLYESRRKRGPIRPRADHEDSIDPMTFDVAYELCFYEIEPQIRRI
- a CDS encoding class I SAM-dependent methyltransferase, which produces MDRRTGWRITNTLALVASVGWLFGRPGWEPLSSTLVLIATLFFQERRQSKYTAATDVFDYVYTSSDSQSFYDTVAPSYDARNSSLLLETHREVISRVRSHVQGLESWSVLDLGGGTGRLIADHFYEYANGMWSYVDESPGMVRQFQKNMASVALKTAARVEDIDSYLVSAERDQFDVVVLALVLSSMESDPDWMAVARVLKPGGELVVADIEPSYTATHPHYSVLVRGQTHALKTRSVHLAALIPAISAAGLQSQSTSSVKTGKATYSFVAVFGKPTIP